Proteins encoded in a region of the Melissococcus plutonius ATCC 35311 genome:
- a CDS encoding MFS transporter, translated as MIWFVIGTFCYEIGLYILYFVPWNVFPFIPDIDTLITGKNRSGLFASVMVFINQISQGLAAVVAGYLLDLSGFHQSTSGSAIQPKNAEHMITFIVSGGVGFMILLAMFFASKFKLSKKTFNSFSIELDRLQNGGSMKDVDPATKQICEDLTRIAYDSIDVWKKD; from the coding sequence ATGATTTGGTTTGTGATTGGTACTTTCTGCTATGAAATTGGATTATATATTCTTTATTTTGTTCCTTGGAATGTTTTTCCTTTTATTCCAGATATTGATACATTGATAACAGGCAAAAATCGTTCAGGGTTGTTTGCTTCTGTCATGGTATTTATTAATCAAATCAGTCAAGGATTGGCAGCAGTTGTTGCAGGATATCTACTGGATCTCTCTGGATTTCATCAATCAACTAGTGGAAGTGCTATACAACCTAAAAATGCGGAACATATGATTACGTTTATTGTTTCAGGTGGCGTTGGATTTATGATTTTATTAGCAATGTTTTTTGCAAGCAAGTTTAAATTAAGTAAAAAGACATTTAATAGCTTTTCGATTGAATTGGACCGTTTACAAAATGGTGGAAGTATGAAAGATGTTGATCCAGCTACAAAGCAAATTTGTGAGGATTTAACTAGAATTGCCTACGATTCGATTGATGTTTGGAAAAAAGATTAA